One window of the Paenibacillus beijingensis genome contains the following:
- a CDS encoding alpha-glucosidase, giving the protein MGNNAVIENNGMAENDHWWKESVVYQIYPRSFQDTNGDGIGDLRGVISRLGYLHDLGIDVIWLCPVYDSPNDDNGYDIRDYEQILDEFGTMTDMDELLTEAGKYGIRIIMDLVANHTSDEHAWFIESRSSLDNPKRDWYIWKPGKDGKEPTNWESIFGGSVWEYDERTGEYYFHAFSKKQPDLNWENPEVRQAIYRMMERWIDKGIAGFRVDAITFIKKDQMYPQLPADENRALAPLNAGCLNQPGILDFLREMNREVLKARNVMTVAEAPGVPVEQVPEYLDENSGVFTMLFQFDHVDLDMKPHTKAVYHPWKLTDFKRELSKWQAENGKYGWLALYLENHDHVRSVSKFGNDGAYRVQSAQMLAAYYFLMRGTPFIYQGQEIGMTNGPFDSVDEYRDIQSLQIYREERALGRPEQEIMDYLAKRSRDQGRTPMQWNSGPEAGFTTGKPWLKVNPNSRTINVESELADEHSVLHFYRRLIKLRRGSKALVHGGYEEIFADSEQIGGYRRSYGGERWTVLCNFTDQKVPVPMPDAQHLVLSNVTGEREAGVMQPYEASIFKETL; this is encoded by the coding sequence ATGGGAAATAACGCGGTGATCGAAAACAACGGTATGGCGGAAAACGATCATTGGTGGAAAGAAAGCGTCGTCTATCAGATCTATCCGCGGAGCTTCCAGGATACGAACGGCGACGGAATCGGAGATTTGCGGGGCGTCATCAGCCGTCTGGGCTATTTGCACGATCTCGGTATCGATGTGATCTGGCTCTGTCCGGTATACGATTCGCCGAATGACGACAACGGCTACGATATCCGTGATTATGAGCAAATATTGGATGAATTCGGCACGATGACCGATATGGACGAGCTGCTGACGGAAGCCGGGAAATACGGCATCCGCATCATCATGGACCTGGTGGCCAACCATACTTCGGACGAGCATGCCTGGTTTATCGAATCCCGGAGCTCGCTGGACAACCCGAAACGCGACTGGTACATTTGGAAACCGGGCAAGGACGGGAAGGAACCGACGAACTGGGAATCCATCTTCGGCGGATCGGTTTGGGAGTATGACGAGCGCACCGGCGAGTATTATTTTCACGCTTTTTCCAAAAAGCAGCCGGATTTGAATTGGGAAAATCCCGAGGTCCGGCAGGCCATATACCGGATGATGGAGAGGTGGATCGACAAGGGGATTGCGGGTTTTCGTGTGGACGCGATTACGTTCATCAAGAAGGACCAGATGTACCCGCAGCTGCCGGCGGATGAAAACCGCGCGCTTGCTCCGCTGAATGCGGGGTGCCTGAACCAGCCGGGCATTCTCGATTTTTTGCGGGAGATGAACCGCGAGGTGCTGAAGGCCCGCAACGTCATGACGGTGGCGGAGGCGCCGGGCGTTCCGGTGGAGCAGGTGCCGGAATATTTGGATGAGAACAGCGGCGTGTTCACGATGCTGTTCCAATTCGACCACGTCGATCTGGATATGAAACCGCACACGAAAGCCGTGTACCATCCTTGGAAGCTGACCGATTTTAAAAGGGAGCTGTCGAAGTGGCAGGCCGAGAACGGCAAATACGGATGGCTGGCGTTATATTTGGAAAATCACGATCATGTGCGCTCGGTATCGAAATTCGGAAACGACGGGGCGTATCGCGTCCAATCGGCCCAAATGCTGGCAGCTTACTATTTTCTGATGCGGGGAACGCCGTTTATTTATCAGGGACAGGAAATCGGCATGACGAACGGCCCGTTCGATTCGGTCGATGAATACCGGGATATCCAAAGCCTGCAAATTTATCGCGAAGAGCGGGCGCTGGGGCGGCCGGAGCAGGAGATCATGGACTATTTGGCCAAAAGGAGCCGCGATCAAGGCCGCACGCCGATGCAGTGGAACAGCGGACCGGAGGCGGGTTTTACGACCGGCAAGCCGTGGCTTAAAGTGAATCCGAACAGCCGGACGATCAATGTCGAATCGGAATTGGCGGATGAGCATTCCGTGCTTCATTTCTACCGCCGGCTGATCAAGCTTCGCCGCGGCAGCAAAGCGCTTGTTCATGGCGGTTATGAGGAAATCTTTGCGGATTCCGAACAAATCGGCGGATATAGGCGGTCTTACGGCGGCGAACGCTGGACGGTGCTGTGCAATTTTACGGATCAGAAAGTGCCGGTACCGATGCCGGATGCGCAGCATCTGGTGCTCTCCAACGTGACGGGTGAGCGGGAAGCGGGCGTCATGCAGCCGTACGAGGCGTCGATCTTCAAGGAAACGCTGTAA
- a CDS encoding xanthine phosphoribosyltransferase, with the protein MNRLKEKIMQEGRVLGEGVLKVDAFLNHQIDPQLMWEIGQTFSRMYAKEGVTKVLTLESSGIAPAVMTALQLGVPTVFARKQKSLTLNQDLLTETVYSYTKQQKNEVTISRQFMAPGERVLIIDDFLANGEAATGLARLVERAEAVVAGFGIVIEKSFQEGASRLAAAGYRVDSLARIASLSDGQIVFAE; encoded by the coding sequence ATGAATCGACTCAAAGAAAAGATTATGCAGGAAGGACGCGTGCTGGGAGAAGGAGTATTGAAGGTGGACGCGTTTTTGAACCATCAGATCGATCCCCAGCTGATGTGGGAAATCGGACAAACCTTTTCCCGGATGTACGCCAAAGAAGGCGTGACGAAAGTGCTGACGCTGGAATCGTCGGGGATTGCGCCCGCCGTCATGACGGCGCTGCAGCTCGGTGTTCCGACCGTTTTCGCGCGCAAGCAAAAATCGCTGACGCTCAATCAGGATTTGCTGACCGAGACGGTCTATTCGTACACCAAGCAGCAAAAAAACGAGGTTACGATTTCCCGCCAGTTCATGGCACCGGGGGAACGCGTGCTCATTATCGACGATTTTCTCGCTAACGGCGAAGCGGCAACCGGACTGGCCCGCCTTGTGGAACGGGCGGAAGCGGTCGTTGCCGGATTCGGAATCGTCATCGAAAAGTCGTTTCAGGAAGGCGCCTCCAGGCTGGCGGCGGCAGGCTACCGCGTCGATTCGCTGGCCCGTATCGCTTCCCTTTCGGACGGGCAAATCGTTTTTGCCGAGTAA
- a CDS encoding carbohydrate ABC transporter permease, translated as MYSEDKRLDKMKAFLMFGFVPLLAFAAVVVIPFAVGVYMTFTQTDGGAITSKFVGVVNYAQAFTDPLFWKSMGFTLEYVVWSLVLTNVVAFLLALLVTSGIKGQNFFRLGFFTPNLIGGIILGFVWQFMFSRVLVQIGSVLGIEPLSTTLLGDPDKAFWALLIVGVWQNSGYMMIIYIAGLQGIDKSVLEAASIDGAGAWRQLIGVRIPLMMSAFTISLFLTLQRSFMVYDTNLSLTQGGPFRSTELISMHVYNEAFKSFNYGVGQAKAIVLFAVVALIAIIQVSVMKRMEVES; from the coding sequence ATGTACAGCGAGGATAAACGGTTGGATAAAATGAAAGCGTTTCTCATGTTTGGCTTTGTGCCCCTGCTCGCATTCGCGGCGGTCGTCGTCATTCCTTTTGCGGTCGGGGTATACATGACATTTACGCAAACCGACGGCGGCGCGATTACATCGAAATTTGTCGGCGTTGTCAATTATGCACAAGCTTTTACCGATCCGCTCTTTTGGAAATCGATGGGCTTCACGCTTGAATATGTCGTATGGAGTCTTGTGCTCACCAACGTCGTCGCATTTCTGCTGGCGCTGCTCGTGACGAGCGGAATCAAAGGGCAAAACTTTTTCCGGCTCGGCTTCTTTACGCCCAATCTGATCGGCGGTATCATTCTCGGCTTTGTATGGCAGTTCATGTTTTCCCGGGTTCTCGTTCAAATCGGCAGCGTGCTCGGCATCGAGCCGCTTTCAACGACGCTGCTCGGCGATCCGGATAAAGCGTTCTGGGCTTTGCTGATTGTCGGCGTTTGGCAAAATTCCGGTTATATGATGATTATTTATATCGCGGGACTGCAAGGCATCGACAAATCGGTGCTGGAAGCGGCCAGCATCGACGGAGCCGGGGCGTGGAGACAGCTGATCGGCGTACGCATTCCGCTCATGATGTCGGCTTTCACGATCAGCCTGTTCCTGACGCTTCAGCGCAGCTTCATGGTGTACGATACGAACCTGTCGCTGACGCAAGGGGGGCCGTTCCGTTCGACGGAGCTGATTTCGATGCACGTCTATAACGAAGCGTTCAAAAGTTTCAATTACGGAGTCGGCCAAGCGAAAGCGATCGTCCTGTTCGCGGTCGTGGCTCTCATTGCAATCATTCAGGTCAGTGTCATGAAAAGAATGGAGGTCGAGTCCTGA
- a CDS encoding sporulation protein YjcZ has translation MSYPVGGAGYSPFTSTGAILVLFILLVIILKAWCY, from the coding sequence ATGTCCTACCCAGTTGGAGGAGCAGGTTACAGCCCTTTTACAAGCACCGGCGCTATTCTTGTTCTGTTCATTCTGCTCGTAATTATCCTGAAAGCTTGGTGCTATTAA
- a CDS encoding prenyltransferase/squalene oxidase repeat-containing protein: MIVLRNQVRQMKETLVRELLNSQSGDGSWRLCFEGGITSDAYLIVLLCSLKDPDPGLIRKLAARIASRQEPGGGWKLYRDQPDGQLEATVEAYYALLYSGYYDPDHPAMEQARSFILARGGLCRVRTLLTQALLCMTGQAEWPGSLRIPVETLLAPLWFPVNLFDLSGHARVHLVPILMIASTGFALHSGETPDLSGLFVGGERSFDDDASLPPSLSALFKGLSSASFLLHKPSLRKAELFLLERIEPDGTLLTYSTATMLMIAALLSIGYEAGSDIIQRALAGIKSLVWQWERDHTAHLQVASSALWDTAMIGCSLRDAAGGLESGPLRDEADRAVRRAADYVAQRQHNRKGDWSIRNPYTPPGGFGFSDVNTLYPDVDDTMAALHLLRPFAKTDANLRRQWERGLAWVLSMQNPDGGWPAFEKESDSPLLGFLQFESAAHIVTDPSTVDLTARTLHVLSKGDPAGASIAPGAAGAAAKAARWLLERQLQDGSWFGRWGICYVHGTGAALSGLSAIRAGGRASAVARGTRWLLSVQHPDGGWGESCASDAAGKYVPLQGSTPSQTAWALEALIAVHSAPTASIDNGIVRLIELLQAEDWRSSYPTGGGLAGSLYIHYHSSRYIWPLRVLAMYERRYGSPL; this comes from the coding sequence ATGATTGTGCTGCGAAATCAGGTGCGGCAAATGAAGGAAACGCTTGTACGCGAGCTGCTGAACAGCCAGTCGGGTGACGGTTCGTGGCGCTTATGCTTTGAAGGAGGAATAACGTCGGATGCTTATCTCATTGTGCTGCTCTGCTCGCTCAAAGACCCGGACCCCGGACTGATCCGCAAGCTGGCGGCAAGAATCGCTTCCCGTCAGGAGCCGGGCGGAGGCTGGAAGCTGTACCGGGACCAGCCGGACGGTCAGCTCGAAGCAACGGTGGAAGCCTATTATGCGCTGCTGTATTCCGGTTATTACGACCCGGATCATCCGGCAATGGAGCAGGCCCGTTCGTTCATCCTCGCCCGGGGCGGTCTTTGCCGCGTACGCACTCTGCTCACCCAGGCGCTGCTGTGCATGACCGGGCAAGCCGAGTGGCCCGGCTCGCTGCGCATTCCGGTGGAAACGCTGCTGGCGCCGCTGTGGTTTCCGGTCAACTTGTTCGATTTGTCCGGCCATGCCCGCGTACATCTCGTGCCGATTCTGATGATCGCCTCCACCGGCTTTGCGCTTCACAGCGGCGAGACCCCCGATTTATCCGGACTGTTTGTGGGCGGAGAGCGGTCATTTGACGACGACGCTTCGCTTCCTCCTTCGCTGTCCGCGCTGTTTAAAGGATTGTCCTCCGCTTCTTTCCTGCTGCACAAGCCCTCTCTGCGCAAGGCGGAACTATTTTTGCTCGAGCGGATCGAGCCGGACGGCACGCTGCTTACTTATTCCACCGCCACGATGCTCATGATTGCCGCGCTGCTTTCAATCGGATACGAAGCCGGTTCGGACATTATCCAGCGTGCGCTGGCTGGAATCAAGTCCCTTGTCTGGCAGTGGGAACGCGATCATACGGCTCATCTGCAGGTCGCTTCCTCCGCCTTGTGGGATACCGCGATGATCGGATGCTCCCTGCGCGATGCGGCAGGCGGTTTGGAGAGCGGACCGCTTCGGGACGAAGCCGACCGCGCTGTGAGGCGGGCTGCGGACTATGTCGCGCAGCGGCAGCATAACCGCAAAGGGGACTGGAGTATCCGCAATCCGTATACGCCGCCGGGCGGCTTCGGATTTTCGGATGTCAATACGCTTTATCCCGATGTGGACGACACTATGGCGGCTCTTCATCTTCTTCGGCCTTTCGCCAAAACCGACGCCAATCTGCGGCGGCAGTGGGAAAGAGGATTAGCGTGGGTGCTGTCCATGCAAAATCCGGACGGCGGCTGGCCCGCATTTGAAAAGGAATCCGACAGTCCGCTGCTCGGATTCCTTCAATTCGAGAGCGCCGCCCACATCGTAACGGACCCGTCGACCGTCGATTTGACCGCGCGCACGCTGCACGTTTTAAGCAAAGGCGATCCCGCCGGAGCCTCTATTGCCCCCGGTGCCGCTGGTGCGGCGGCGAAAGCGGCGCGCTGGCTGCTGGAACGCCAGCTGCAGGACGGCAGCTGGTTCGGGCGCTGGGGCATCTGCTACGTTCACGGCACGGGTGCGGCACTGTCGGGACTGAGCGCCATACGGGCGGGGGGCCGGGCCTCCGCTGTCGCCCGGGGAACGCGCTGGCTGCTCTCCGTCCAGCACCCCGACGGCGGCTGGGGCGAATCGTGCGCAAGCGACGCAGCCGGCAAATATGTGCCGCTTCAAGGCAGCACCCCTTCCCAGACCGCATGGGCGCTGGAGGCGTTAATCGCCGTCCATTCTGCGCCGACGGCTTCGATCGACAATGGGATCGTCAGGCTGATCGAACTGCTGCAAGCGGAAGATTGGCGTTCTTCCTACCCGACGGGCGGCGGGTTAGCCGGCAGCTTATATATTCATTACCACAGCAGCCGCTATATTTGGCCTTTGCGGGTGCTCGCAATGTATGAGCGCCGGTACGGCAGCCCGTTATGA
- a CDS encoding YqkE family protein — protein MAKKKGRQQAPQPAEQHKPATLKDLLSSETLDKLKNQAASMKAEEEKRKEEARRKAEEARAAEQKRRENDFAYLLENSGMDWKKYK, from the coding sequence ATGGCCAAGAAAAAGGGACGCCAGCAGGCTCCGCAGCCTGCCGAACAGCATAAGCCTGCTACGCTGAAGGATTTGCTCAGCTCCGAGACGCTGGATAAGCTGAAGAATCAGGCAGCTTCAATGAAAGCGGAGGAAGAGAAGCGCAAGGAGGAAGCCCGGCGAAAGGCAGAGGAAGCCCGGGCGGCGGAGCAGAAACGGCGCGAGAACGATTTTGCCTATTTGCTTGAAAACAGCGGTATGGACTGGAAGAAATATAAATAA
- a CDS encoding glycoside hydrolase family 32 protein, translating to MAEGEKLDQHRQQIAKATRSVMNVREMVARDYWRPLYHLSPTANWMNDPNGFCYFQGCYHLFYQHHPYSPLWDNMHWGHFRSRDLVTWEDLPIALAPGNDYDRDGCFSGSAMEKDGKLYLMYTGNVWTGPDRDKDLAQVQCLAVSGDGVFFDKWEGNPVIAQAPEGENIHPNHFRDPKVWKHGDDYYCVLGSRTLEHRGQIVLYKSADMMNWTYLGVAAGSEENGGYMWECPDLFEMGGRDVLVLSPQGVKPEGDKYHNLHQAGYMMGKLDYESGKFEHGPFKMLDYGFDFYAPQTMEDPEGRRILIAWMAMWESAMPEQARQWAGAMTLPRQLVMEEGKLRCRPVRELSRLRRGETAYENVVVKGETELDGVTGDCFEMELLLDVSEADRAGIKLRVGEASQEETVLTYNKEEGKLILDRNRSGQGPGGIRKAPVEPDGGLLRLHLFVDRSSVEVFVQDGEKVMTARIYPDERSKGVSFFAEGSMKIVRLQKWDLERSVGNPAPETNDATRLA from the coding sequence TTGGCGGAAGGGGAAAAGCTTGATCAGCATCGGCAGCAAATCGCAAAGGCGACCCGTTCGGTGATGAACGTCCGGGAGATGGTCGCCCGGGATTATTGGCGGCCCTTATACCACCTCTCTCCGACGGCTAATTGGATGAACGATCCGAACGGGTTTTGTTACTTTCAAGGCTGCTACCATTTGTTTTACCAGCATCATCCGTATTCGCCTTTGTGGGACAATATGCACTGGGGACATTTTCGCAGCCGCGATCTCGTGACATGGGAGGATCTCCCCATCGCTCTTGCACCGGGGAACGATTACGACCGGGACGGCTGTTTCTCCGGCAGCGCCATGGAGAAGGACGGCAAGCTGTATTTGATGTATACCGGCAATGTATGGACCGGTCCCGATCGGGATAAGGATTTGGCGCAGGTTCAATGTCTTGCGGTTAGCGGTGACGGCGTCTTTTTCGATAAATGGGAAGGAAATCCGGTGATCGCGCAAGCGCCGGAAGGGGAAAACATTCATCCGAATCATTTCCGCGACCCGAAAGTATGGAAGCATGGGGACGACTATTACTGCGTGCTCGGTTCGCGGACGCTGGAGCATCGGGGACAGATTGTTCTTTACAAGTCCGCGGATATGATGAACTGGACTTATCTAGGCGTTGCGGCCGGAAGCGAAGAAAACGGGGGCTATATGTGGGAGTGCCCCGATCTGTTCGAAATGGGCGGACGCGACGTGCTTGTATTGTCGCCGCAAGGAGTGAAGCCGGAAGGGGACAAATACCATAACCTTCATCAAGCGGGGTATATGATGGGCAAGCTCGATTACGAGAGCGGCAAGTTCGAGCACGGCCCGTTCAAAATGCTCGATTACGGCTTTGATTTTTACGCGCCCCAGACGATGGAGGATCCCGAGGGACGGCGCATTCTGATCGCCTGGATGGCGATGTGGGAGAGCGCCATGCCCGAGCAGGCCCGTCAATGGGCAGGAGCGATGACGCTTCCCCGCCAGCTCGTGATGGAGGAAGGGAAGCTTCGCTGCCGGCCTGTCCGGGAGCTGAGCCGGCTCCGCCGCGGCGAAACGGCTTATGAAAATGTGGTCGTTAAAGGTGAGACGGAACTGGACGGAGTGACGGGCGATTGCTTTGAAATGGAGCTTCTGCTCGACGTCTCGGAAGCGGACCGGGCCGGGATCAAGCTCCGGGTCGGTGAAGCGTCGCAGGAAGAAACCGTCCTCACTTATAACAAGGAGGAGGGCAAGCTTATTCTCGACCGGAACCGGTCCGGCCAAGGTCCCGGAGGCATCCGGAAAGCGCCGGTGGAGCCGGATGGAGGCTTGCTGCGCCTGCACCTGTTCGTCGACCGTTCTTCCGTTGAAGTGTTCGTTCAGGACGGGGAGAAAGTGATGACGGCGCGCATCTACCCCGATGAACGGTCGAAAGGAGTAAGTTTTTTTGCGGAAGGATCGATGAAGATTGTCCGGTTGCAGAAGTGGGATTTGGAGCGGAGCGTCGGCAATCCGGCACCGGAGACGAATGATGCGACCCGGCTTGCGTAA
- a CDS encoding ABC transporter substrate-binding protein, whose translation MRKWMLFMITLLLSAAITACGSGRNNESDTQPMGESASVTTGGKSNITILIGKPEIAKQFEQMAGEYSKMYKTNITLIPLGGQTAYEKLATLYASGNAPTIMMLGSELPSMKGKLLDLSNQPWVKHALPGTLDYAKDGDKVYGMPVNVEAFGMMYNKAVLDKAAGGSFDPSSIKTRDDLKKLFDQITASGESAFHFSPMDWSLGAHFTNMMFGTQSDDRSQRHQFLADLKAGKVKLADNPVFNGWLDTFDMLKEYNQFKKAPLAPVYDDGTLALANGKAGFWFMGNWAYPQLKEINPQGQYGFLPVPISDNAGDYGNTQISAGVPSYWTIDATKSTPQQQKAAKDFLNWMVSDPQGQDYYVNEFSFIPAYDNFTVKPDDLLSRTVMEYLASGKTLEAVGSYFPADGWPNMGATLQKYLFGIIDRAEVAKEFEAYWKNAK comes from the coding sequence ATGAGAAAGTGGATGCTATTTATGATAACGCTTTTATTAAGCGCTGCCATAACGGCATGCGGTAGCGGCAGAAACAACGAAAGCGATACGCAGCCGATGGGAGAAAGCGCTTCCGTAACGACCGGCGGCAAGTCGAATATTACGATTCTAATCGGAAAGCCGGAAATCGCAAAGCAATTCGAGCAGATGGCCGGCGAATACAGCAAGATGTATAAAACGAACATTACGCTCATCCCTTTGGGCGGGCAGACGGCTTATGAGAAATTGGCCACTCTTTACGCTTCCGGCAATGCGCCGACGATCATGATGCTCGGCTCGGAGCTTCCCAGCATGAAAGGAAAGCTTCTCGATCTGTCGAATCAGCCGTGGGTAAAGCATGCGCTTCCGGGAACGCTCGATTACGCGAAGGACGGCGATAAAGTGTACGGCATGCCGGTCAACGTGGAGGCGTTCGGAATGATGTACAATAAAGCGGTTCTCGACAAAGCGGCAGGCGGTTCGTTCGATCCGTCATCCATCAAGACGCGCGACGATTTGAAAAAGCTGTTCGACCAAATTACGGCTTCCGGTGAAAGCGCCTTCCACTTCTCGCCGATGGATTGGTCTCTTGGCGCCCACTTCACAAACATGATGTTTGGGACGCAGTCCGACGACCGCAGCCAGCGCCATCAATTTCTGGCCGATCTGAAAGCCGGCAAAGTAAAGCTGGCGGACAATCCGGTTTTTAACGGCTGGCTGGACACGTTCGATATGCTGAAGGAATACAATCAGTTCAAGAAAGCGCCGCTCGCTCCCGTCTACGATGACGGTACGCTGGCGCTGGCCAACGGCAAAGCGGGATTTTGGTTCATGGGGAACTGGGCTTACCCGCAGCTGAAGGAAATCAATCCGCAAGGGCAGTACGGTTTTTTGCCGGTCCCGATCAGCGATAACGCCGGCGATTACGGCAACACGCAAATTTCGGCGGGCGTACCATCCTACTGGACCATCGACGCGACCAAGTCGACGCCGCAGCAGCAGAAAGCGGCCAAAGATTTTCTGAACTGGATGGTCAGCGATCCGCAAGGGCAGGATTATTATGTGAATGAATTCAGCTTCATTCCGGCCTACGACAATTTCACGGTCAAACCGGACGATCTGCTTTCGCGAACCGTGATGGAATACCTGGCATCGGGCAAGACGCTCGAAGCGGTGGGATCGTACTTTCCGGCTGACGGCTGGCCGAATATGGGCGCCACTTTGCAGAAGTATTTGTTCGGCATCATCGACAGGGCCGAGGTTGCCAAAGAATTTGAAGCATACTGGAAAAACGCGAAATAA
- a CDS encoding carbohydrate ABC transporter permease, whose protein sequence is MTLVQNTRKTVLFLLLSVMFVLYIVPFLLILLNSSKERLNVISSPLSLPAQFNLDSYINAFREMNFLSGFANSLLITVVSVVLIIVFSSTLAYYLVRWKSRTNNVILLTLVASMIVPFQALMIPFVTIYGGLNMLNSPWSLCFFYLGFGVSLATFMYHGFVKGVPKDLEQAAFVDGATRLQVFTRVVFPILAPVTTTIAILDVLWIWNDFLLPSLVLVSQDHRTLPLSTFYFFGTYTSNYNEAMAALVLSIIPIIAFYLAMQKKIINGVMEGAVK, encoded by the coding sequence ATGACCCTAGTACAGAATACGCGAAAAACGGTCCTGTTTCTGCTGCTCAGCGTCATGTTTGTCCTTTATATCGTTCCCTTTTTGCTCATTCTGCTCAATTCGTCCAAGGAGCGGCTGAATGTCATCAGCAGCCCGCTCTCGCTGCCGGCGCAGTTTAATCTGGACAGCTATATCAATGCGTTCCGGGAGATGAATTTCCTGAGCGGATTCGCCAATTCGCTGCTCATTACGGTCGTATCCGTCGTTCTTATTATCGTTTTCTCTTCCACGCTGGCGTATTATCTTGTCCGCTGGAAATCGAGAACGAACAACGTCATTCTGCTTACGCTGGTCGCTTCGATGATCGTTCCTTTTCAGGCGCTCATGATACCGTTTGTGACGATTTACGGCGGTTTGAACATGCTGAACAGCCCATGGTCGCTCTGCTTCTTTTATTTGGGCTTCGGGGTCAGCCTGGCAACATTTATGTACCACGGCTTCGTCAAAGGAGTGCCGAAAGATCTCGAGCAAGCCGCTTTCGTCGACGGTGCGACCCGGCTGCAAGTATTTACGCGAGTCGTATTTCCGATTCTGGCACCGGTGACGACAACCATCGCGATTTTGGACGTGCTGTGGATCTGGAACGATTTCCTCTTGCCTTCGCTGGTGCTCGTGTCGCAGGATCACCGGACGCTGCCGCTGTCGACGTTTTATTTCTTCGGAACCTATACGTCCAATTATAACGAAGCGATGGCCGCACTCGTGCTGTCGATCATTCCGATCATCGCGTTCTATCTTGCGATGCAGAAGAAGATTATCAACGGTGTCATGGAAGGAGCGGTGAAATAA
- the yhbH gene encoding sporulation protein YhbH, which translates to MTEPLFIVSREDWSLHRKGYQDQTRHQEKVREAIKQNLPDIVTDESIVLSDGRQTVKVPIKSIDEYRFIYNYNKQQHVGQGDGDSQVGDVLGVDPSAAKGPGKGQGAGDQPGEEYLETEISMAELEDMLFEELELPHLEQKQKENVQSPDVVFQDIRKKGIMSNIDKRRTLIENLRRNASAGKSGFSGISPEDLRFKTWQDVMRPHSNAVVLALMDTSGSMGSFEKYCARSFFFWMTKFLRRKYEHVEIVFIAHHTEAKEVTEEEFFTRGESGGTICSSAYAKALDIIDSRYPPVNWNIYPFHFSDGDNLTSDNEKCVKLIEEMLKRTNLFGYGEVNQYNRSSTLMSAYKHIQNKKFLYSVIRDKSEVYHALKRFFTKSAG; encoded by the coding sequence GTGACGGAGCCATTATTTATCGTATCGCGCGAAGACTGGTCGCTGCACCGCAAAGGGTATCAGGATCAGACGCGGCATCAGGAGAAAGTCCGGGAAGCCATCAAGCAGAATCTTCCGGATATTGTAACCGACGAAAGCATCGTCCTGTCAGACGGACGTCAAACGGTTAAAGTACCGATCAAGAGCATCGATGAATACCGCTTCATTTATAATTACAACAAGCAGCAGCATGTCGGACAAGGAGACGGCGACTCCCAAGTCGGCGATGTGCTTGGCGTCGATCCTTCGGCGGCCAAAGGGCCGGGCAAAGGACAGGGTGCCGGCGATCAGCCCGGCGAGGAATACCTGGAAACGGAAATCAGCATGGCCGAGCTTGAAGATATGCTGTTCGAAGAGCTGGAGCTGCCTCATCTGGAGCAAAAGCAGAAGGAAAACGTGCAGTCGCCGGACGTTGTATTCCAAGATATCCGCAAAAAAGGCATTATGTCCAATATCGACAAGAGACGGACCTTGATTGAGAATTTGAGGCGCAACGCCAGTGCGGGCAAGTCGGGGTTTTCCGGCATTTCGCCCGAGGATCTGCGGTTCAAAACATGGCAGGATGTGATGCGTCCCCACTCCAATGCCGTCGTGCTGGCGCTGATGGATACTTCCGGAAGTATGGGCTCGTTCGAAAAATATTGCGCGCGCAGCTTTTTTTTCTGGATGACGAAGTTTCTGCGGCGTAAATACGAGCACGTGGAAATCGTGTTCATCGCTCATCATACCGAAGCCAAGGAAGTGACCGAAGAGGAGTTTTTCACAAGAGGCGAAAGCGGGGGCACCATTTGTTCTTCCGCCTATGCCAAGGCGCTGGACATCATCGACAGCCGATACCCGCCGGTAAATTGGAACATCTACCCTTTCCACTTCTCCGACGGCGACAACTTGACCTCCGACAATGAGAAATGCGTGAAGCTGATCGAAGAGATGCTCAAGCGGACGAATCTGTTCGGATACGGAGAAGTGAACCAGTATAACCGCAGCAGCACGCTCATGTCCGCCTACAAGCATATCCAAAACAAAAAGTTTCTTTACTCCGTCATTCGCGACAAAAGCGAAGTGTACCACGCGTTGAAACGGTTTTTCACAAAATCGGCCGGGTGA
- a CDS encoding spore coat protein CotJB, which yields MSAIEQWFQYSYMTGLSELHEIDFALTELRIYLNRTPEDDMAIRQLKQLTEKREQIASKLASDCKSLQQAAVNEADVPPDSRI from the coding sequence ATGTCTGCAATCGAGCAATGGTTTCAATACAGTTATATGACCGGTCTGAGCGAGCTTCATGAGATTGATTTTGCGCTGACGGAGCTGCGGATTTATTTGAATCGCACCCCCGAAGACGATATGGCGATCCGGCAATTGAAACAATTGACGGAGAAAAGAGAGCAAATTGCAAGCAAGCTCGCATCCGACTGCAAAAGTCTTCAACAGGCTGCTGTAAATGAAGCGGATGTTCCGCCGGACAGTCGGATATGA